One stretch of Lemur catta isolate mLemCat1 chromosome 2, mLemCat1.pri, whole genome shotgun sequence DNA includes these proteins:
- the SYNGR3 gene encoding synaptogyrin-3, giving the protein MPHAEGAAGTGFSLAFCKCTRKHPGSPAMLWLQRSLSPVPARFTLEARRQVGRVVSDRITQQQQRTRAASGGAGRTDRRTQGAGARVPPGPAMEGASFGAGRAGAALDPVSFARRPQTLLRVASWVFSIAVFGPIINEGYVNADSGPELRCVFNGNAGACRFGVALGLGAFLACAAFLLLDVRFQQISSVRDRRRAVLLDLGFSGLWSFLWFVGFCFLANQWQRTAPGPGTAQAGDAARAVIAFSFFSVLSWVALTVKALQRFRLGTDMSLFATEQLSAGAGQAYPGYPVGSGVEGTETYQSPPFTETLDTSPKGYQVPAY; this is encoded by the exons ATGCCTCATGCAGAGGGAGCTGCAG gcacagGCTTCTCTCTGGCCTTCTGCAAGTGCACCAGGAAGCACCCAGGCTCTCCAGCGATGCTGTG GCTGCAGCGGAGTTTGAGCCCAGTCCCTGCCCGCTTTACCCTGGAGGCCCGGCGGCAGGTCGGGAGGGTGGTCTCGGACCGGATCACGCAG cagcagcagcggacCCGGGCGGCCTCGGGCGGGGCCGGCCGGACGGACAGACGGACACAGGGCGCTGGGGCGCGCGTCCCGCCCGGGCCGGCCATGGAGGGTGCCTCGTTCGGCGCGGGCCGCGCGGGGGCCGCCCTGGACCCCGTGAGCTTCGCGCGGCGGCCCCAGACCCTGCTGCGGGTCGCGTCCTGG GTGTTCTCCATTGCCGTCTTCGGGCCCATAATCAACGAGGGCTACGTGAACGCCGACAGCGGCCCCGAGCTGCGCTGCGTCTTCAACGGGAACGCGGGCGCCTGCCGCTTCGGCGTCGCGCTCGGCCTGGGGGCCTTCCTGGCCTGCGCCGCCTTCCTGCTGCTCGACGTGCGTTTCCAGCAGATCAGCAGCGTCCGCGACCGCCGGCGCGCCGTGCTGCTCGACCTGGGCTTCTCAG GGCTCTGGTCCTTCCTGTGGTTCGTGGGCTTCTGCTTCCTCGCCAACCAGTGGCAGCGCACGGCGCCCGGGCCCGGCACGGCGCAGGCGGGGGACGCGGCGCGGGCAGTCATAGCCTTCAGCTTCTTCTCGGTCCTCAGCTGG GTGGCGCTCACCGTGAAGGCCCTGCAGCGGTTCCGCCTGGGCACCGACATGTCACTCTTCGCCACCGAACAGCTGAGCGCCGGGGCGGGCCAGGCCTACCCCGGCTACCCAGTGGGCAGTGGCGTGGAGGGCACGGAGACCTACCAGAGCCCGCCCTTCACCGAGACCTTGGACACCAGCCCCAAAGGGTACCAGGTGCCCGCCTACTAG